GCCGCTGGCTGAAGCGCAGGCCGAATGGGTGGCCGATCTGCTGGAAGGCCGCGCAGGACTGCCGTCGCGGGAAGCGATGTGGCGCTGGATTCGTCGGGAAGAGGCCTGGCGTCGTCGTCGCTTTGTGCCGACCATGCGCCATGCGCTGGAAGTGGACTTTTACCGATACCTGCGGCAGCTCCGCCGCGAACGCCGTCGGGGACGCTACCGTCCACCTCTTCAGGCACTTTTGCGATAGAGCAGCCGAAGTTGCCCGAAGCGTCTCTTTGCTTGAGATACCAGTTTTTAAAGAATCAGAGAAGAGACTGTTGCGGTCATTGTCTGGGGGGAGCCCGCATAACATATTATCCAAAACCTCAAAATCGGCATCCTTAAGAAGCAAAAGGAAAACAACAGAAAGCATCTGGTGCGAGCATGAACGGGATACGGAGCGGTGGTTAAGGGAAGGGCGCTGAAATTATATCTGCACACTGAAAAAGAGGGAGCCCTTTTCAGCTTGAAAAAGTCTCCACCAGGGTTTCGAACGTGGTATCAGATGACCTCAAATCCATATCCGGTTATGGTGAAAGGCTGAAAAAGGGAGAGCAGAAGCTTTCTGGGGAGGCAACCATGATAAAATACCAGGCCTATAACCAGGCCTATGGTGTCAGATGGCTGTCGGGACGGGCTCTCACGTCGGCCACATCCTTTGCGAATGCTTCAAAGGGATGGCGACTGTAGTGTTATTCTTGGAGGAAAGCGGTCAGAATGTTCAGGTATCACGATAATGATAGAGGATCATGGACCTGAGGGATCAAACGGTTCTGTTGACTGGCGCAGCACGCGGCATCGGGCAGACCACAGCTATTGCGCTGGCCCGTCGCGGGGCTCATATCATTGGGGTAGATCTTCGGGCCGAGGATATGGCGGAAACAGCCCGGAAAGTAGAAGCGCTGGGACGGCGTTTTGTCGGGCTTGAGGGGGATGTATCTGATCGGGCAGCAATGGAACGGGTAGTGAACGAGGCGATGGCGGCCGGTGGATTCTCGGTGCTGGTAAACAACGCTGGCGTATTACCCAGTGGCCCGTTCACGGAGGTTGATTTTGACGTCTGGGAGCGTACCATTGCTATTGATCTGACAGGACTCATGGCGCTCACCTATCTGGCGCTGCCTCATCTGCTGAGCCAACCCCGAGCACATATCGTAAACATCGCCAGTATTGCGGGCAAGTTTGGGGCGTCAGGGCTGGCCGCCTATTGCGCAGCCAAGCATGGCGTCGTAGGATTTTCTGCAGCACTGCGTTTTGAGCTGCGCCGCACGCGCGTGGGCGTCAGTTGCATCTGTCCAACCATGGTATCGACGCGGTTGGTTGAAGGCGTCCGACGTTCGCCTTTGATTCCACTGGTGCGCCCGGAAGAGGTGGCGCGGGCGGTTGTGCGGGCGATTGAACGCAATCTACCCGAGGTGTTTGTGCCACGCCACATGAAGCTGCTGATCGACGTATTGCCCACAGTGGCCCCACCACTTTTTCGTTGGCTAGTGCACCGCGACGCTGCAGCCGACGGCTGGTTGGAAGCTCGACTTTCTCTGGTAAAGGAACCCGTGAAAAAATAGACCTCATTGTGTCGAGCTGCTGGTACCGAAGGCTGCTCTGGAGTGGCGTGCATATTCCATGGGTAGCTGCGGGGCTGCTGGCCGGAAATGCGGCGTTGTTGCAAATTCCGCTATCGAAACCTCTGCTTGTGCTGGAAGCAACGGGTGCCTGGGTTGTGTACCTGTTGGATCGCGCGTTGAACATTGGGCCGGAAGACCTTGTGAATCAGCCAGAACGTGTTGCCTGGTGGCGTCGGCAACAGAAATTACTTCGTGGGGGACTTGCCATCGCTGGTTTGTTGATCGGATGGGCGGCGCTGCATGTACAGGCTTCTACCCTGGTCGCTGGGGCAGGACTGGGCCTCATAGGCCTGCTTTACATGCTGCCAGGTGTGCGATTGAAGCAATGGGGAATAGCTAAACCGATACTGATAGCAGGTACATGGAGCTTGGGAACAACGCTGTTGCTTCCACTGGAAGCAGGACGGGCATTGGGGGCTAATCTCTGGCTGCTTACGGGGTATCGACTGCTCTGGATACTACCCAATCCCTTACTGGCTGATTGGCCAGATCGACAGGGCGATCGCGTAGCCGGAATTCGAACGCCAGCGGTACGCTGGAACTATAAAACCCTTCGTAACGGAGCGCTCCTCCTGCTTCTGGGAGCCCTGAGCATAGGACTAATTCTGATAATACGCCTGGGACGTGCCGAAGCAGCTATCGACCTAATGGGCGTTTTATGCTCTGGTATGCTCATCATGGCAAGCCGCGCTGAGCCTTCTGAAGTACAGCTCATCATACTGGACCTCTTGCTGTGCTGGCCCGTTTTCACCATGCTGGCCCTAACTTTAAGCCGCTCGCTATAGCAAATGGTTACTTGACGAGGATGATTTTGCGTTGTTGGACGAAGCTGCCGGCCGTGAGGCGATAGAAATACAAGCCACTGGCCAGGCCCTGCGCTTCGAAACGCACGGCATAGAGGCCGGGCGCTAGCTCTTCGTCCACCAACACGCCGACGCGTCTTCCCAGCACGTCGTAGACTTCCAGGCGCACCCGCACCTGCCGTGGCACGGCAAAGCG
The sequence above is drawn from the Rhodothermus profundi genome and encodes:
- a CDS encoding SDR family NAD(P)-dependent oxidoreductase, with the translated sequence MDLRDQTVLLTGAARGIGQTTAIALARRGAHIIGVDLRAEDMAETARKVEALGRRFVGLEGDVSDRAAMERVVNEAMAAGGFSVLVNNAGVLPSGPFTEVDFDVWERTIAIDLTGLMALTYLALPHLLSQPRAHIVNIASIAGKFGASGLAAYCAAKHGVVGFSAALRFELRRTRVGVSCICPTMVSTRLVEGVRRSPLIPLVRPEEVARAVVRAIERNLPEVFVPRHMKLLIDVLPTVAPPLFRWLVHRDAAADGWLEARLSLVKEPVKK
- a CDS encoding UbiA family prenyltransferase translates to MSSCWYRRLLWSGVHIPWVAAGLLAGNAALLQIPLSKPLLVLEATGAWVVYLLDRALNIGPEDLVNQPERVAWWRRQQKLLRGGLAIAGLLIGWAALHVQASTLVAGAGLGLIGLLYMLPGVRLKQWGIAKPILIAGTWSLGTTLLLPLEAGRALGANLWLLTGYRLLWILPNPLLADWPDRQGDRVAGIRTPAVRWNYKTLRNGALLLLLGALSIGLILIIRLGRAEAAIDLMGVLCSGMLIMASRAEPSEVQLIILDLLLCWPVFTMLALTLSRSL
- a CDS encoding T9SS type A sorting domain-containing protein; translated protein: QLDQQWRTAVGLRLLEVAPYLVAAEDEGAVPERFALYEAYPNPFRRQATIRFAVPRQVRVRLEVYDVLGRRVGVLVDEELAPGLYAVRFEAQGLASGLYFYRLTAGSFVQQRKIILVK